Below is a window of Brachyspira hampsonii DNA.
ATAAAATAGCCGAACTTGTGGCACATAATTTGAAATATGATGAAGGTGTTATGTGCGTATTTGTAGAAGGCAGGAAACCTATAGATGGTAATGTACAAAAGGTTATACTTGATTATGATTTTACTTTGGACAGCGGAAAAGAGTCTGAAACAGGTTCCATAGACTTTAAAGAAAGAGGATTTATTCATAATATAGAAGCAGGAATTCAAATAGCCCATTTTATGGAAGAAAAACCTTCTATTGACGGACTTGATATATATGATGTTCTTATGGAAGCACATTATGATGATGATCCTTGCTATAAATTAGGAAAAAATATAGTTGTTGATAGTGACGGTATTACTATTAGAAGCGGTATTAGAGGAATATTAAGCAATCATAATAGTACTTTATCAGTTAGTACAGTAGCTGAAATAGATAAGGTAGATTTATCAACAGGCAATATTGAAGTTAATGGTTCTCTTATCATTAGGGATAATGTTGCTCCGGGATTTTCTATAAAAACAGAGGGCGATATATATGTTCATGGTAATATTGAAGATGCATATATAGAATGTGCCGGTAATTTAATAGTATCCGGAGGTATAATAGGAGGTCCTAATAGTACAATACATGTTAATGGAAAGATGTATTCTCAATTCATTAGGAATGCGAATATAGTATGTAAAGGAGATGTATTGTCTCAGCAGCTTGTTAATGCTGAAATAGCAGGAAATGATAGGGTTATTGTATTGGAAGGTAAGGGTGTTATTATTGGTGGAAATGTGAAGGCTTTGAATGGTGTTTGGGCTAAAAGTATTGGTTCTATGAGTGAATCAAAAACTACTATTACAGTTGGAAGAGATGCTGAAGCTGATGCCGAGTTTAAAAATATTGTTGCAACAGTTAAAACAAATAAAGAAGAAATGAGTAAGATTAAATCCCTTTTAGGTACAGAGTATTTTAAAAATCCAAAAGCATTTATAGAGAGAATACCGCCTAATAAAAGAGAGGGAATAAAAGATATACTTAAAAGAATTACAAATCTAGTAAGAGAAACTGCACAATTAGAGGCTAAAAGAGATGAAATGAGTGCAGAATTTGAAAAATTATACCATAGCAGTATTACTTCTATGGAAGGATTTTTCCCGGGAGTTACTATATATATTTCAAGTATGAGAAAATATATATCTAAAAAGATTTCAGGAACGGAGTATTTCTATTCAAAAGAGCTTAGAGATATATCTGAAAAAGCTCCTAAATTACTGCCTTTAGAAGAATATGATTTTCCTAGAGAAATAAAAAAAGATTAATCTTTTAATTTTGAATATAAAAAATGAAAATAACAGTTATACATGGGCAGAATCATAAGGGATCAACATATAATGTAACAAAAATGCTTTATGATAGATTGGGAGGAGAGGTTACAGAGTTTTTTCTTCCAAGAGATTTTAACTCTTTTTGTGTGGGCTGTAATAATTGCTTTTTTAAATCAGAAACTTTATGTCCTCATTATGAACAACTTAAACCAATTACTGATGCTATGGACAATGCTGATATAATAATATTGTCAAGTCCTGTGTATGTATATCATGTAACAGGTGCTATGAAAACTTTTTTAGATCATTATGGCTACAGATGGATAGTTCATAGACCTAATGAATCTATGTTTAAAAAGCAGGCTGTATGTATTTGCACTGCTGCCGGCGGAGGTATGAAAAATACTTGTAAAGATATGGCAGACAGTACTTTCTTTTGGGGTATAGCCAAAACATATAGTTACGGATTTGCGGTAAGGGAAGTTACTTGGAATAATGTTAAAGATGATATAAAAGATTCTATTGCTAGAAAAATGGATTTGGCAGCAGAAAAAATAAAAAGAGAATATGGAAAAGTTAAGCCTTCTATAAAAACAAAGATATTTTTTAAAATAATGAAATCTTTGCATAAAAAGAAAAATTTCACTGAAAATGATTTTAATTATTGGAATGAGAGAGGCTGGCTAAAAAATATAGTTCCTTGGAAAAATTAGTTTTTTAATTTAAAATTTTTATATAAAAAAGACAAGAGCAATTTTAAGCCTTGTCTTTTTTATAAGTTATAATTTCTTATATGGCACAAACAGGGGCCTGTCTTACTCTTATTTTTACAGCACTTCCTTCACCAAATATTGAGTTCATATATTTTTTATATTCTTCTGCTTTACTTACAGGTATTAAAGCCTGTATAGTTCCGGCAAATCCTCCTCCATGTACACGGCATGCTCCTTCTTCTTTTAAGAAATCTTTTGTTAGAGTAAGTCCCAAAGCCACTCCCATATTTTTTGAGCTTGTAACAGA
It encodes the following:
- a CDS encoding flavodoxin family protein, whose product is MKITVIHGQNHKGSTYNVTKMLYDRLGGEVTEFFLPRDFNSFCVGCNNCFFKSETLCPHYEQLKPITDAMDNADIIILSSPVYVYHVTGAMKTFLDHYGYRWIVHRPNESMFKKQAVCICTAAGGGMKNTCKDMADSTFFWGIAKTYSYGFAVREVTWNNVKDDIKDSIARKMDLAAEKIKREYGKVKPSIKTKIFFKIMKSLHKKKNFTENDFNYWNERGWLKNIVPWKN